From Paralcaligenes sp. KSB-10:
GCGAAAACGGAATTGCCGGCGTGCCGCCTCCGCAGATAGGGTTGGGATTCACGACGCTGCATATTTCCAGCGGCTGGCCCATGTACTGTTTCGTGGCGGTGTTTTTCTACGTTGGCTACCTTATTGCGCGCCGCATTGTGCGGTCGCCGTTTGGCATGGTGCTCAAGGCCATTCGCGGGAATCCGAAGCGCGCCGTCGCGCTTGGGCACTCGATAAACAGCTACAAGCTTACTGTCTTTGTGATTGCCGCCGCGTATGGCGGTTTGGCGGGCGGCCTGCTGGGCGTGTTCCAGGCCTATATGCCACCCGACGCTTTTTCGCTGGACACCTCGTCGCAACTTGTTATCCAGACCGTCATGGGCGGGGCCGGCACTTTGCTGGGCCCATTGCTGGGTGCGACGATCTGGTTGTACTTATATGAAGGGCTGCAGAATATTTCCAGTATCGGCGCCTACTGGAAATTAATCCTGGGGGTTATATTCGTCATACTCGTAACGGTCTTTCGCCACGGGGTTGGCGGAGCCCTGATCCAGGCTTTCATGCGGAAGCGCTCGCCGACGGAATCCGACGAGCTGCTTGCCCAGGGCAAGCAGCCGGTTGCTCCCCTGGCGATTGTCCCCGCAAAGGCCCAGGACGCAAATGCGCCCGTACTCGAGGCTCGCGGCATCACCAAGCAGTACGGTGGCCTGACGGCGGTCAGCGATGTGTCGTTTTCCCTTGCGGAAGGCGAACTGCGTGGCGTCATCGGTCCCAATGGCGCGGGCAAGTCCACCTTTTTCGCCATGCTGGCAGGCGAGCTGGCCACTACCCAGGGCCAGGTATTTTTCCGTGGACAGGAAATCACCGGTATCGGGGTTACGGCGGTTTGTCAGTTGGGCATGAGCAAAAGCTATCAGATCAATCAACTGTTCGAGTCGCTGACAGTGCGCCAGAATACGGTCATTCCGGTACTGGCCCGCAACCGCGGGCGGTTCCGCCCGGATATGTTGCGTGGCCTGCATCGCGTCAAAAACCTTGACGACCAGGTCATGGCGGCGATTGAACTGGTCGGGCTGTCGCATCGGGCGGACTCCCTGGTGTCGGAATTGCCTTATGGCGAGAAGCGCCGCCTGGAAATCGGCCTGGCGCTGGCCACCGGGGCCAACGTCCTGTTGTTTGACGAACCTTTGGCGGGTCTTGGACCAGAAGAGCGCGTGCATGTCGTGGCGTTGCTTAAATCGATACGCAAGGGCCGCAGCATGGTAATCGTCGAGCACGATATGGATGCCATGTTCGAGCTGGCCGAGCGCATTACTGTACTTTATGAAGGCCGCAAGCTGGCGGAAGGCACTCCCGATGAAATTCGGGCTGATTCCGCAGTTCAGGCAGCATATCTCGGAGGGATGGACGAGCATGAGTCTGCTTGAGGTTGAAAAAATCAATAGTTATTACGGGGATTCCCACATTCTCTTCGACGTCTCCATGCGCGTCGAAGAGAACGAGGTGATTGCCCTGTTGGGCCGCAACGGGGCCGGCAAGAGCACTACGCTAAAGTCCCTGATGGGAGTCGTGAAACCTAAAAGCGGAGTCATACGCCACAATGGCACCGAGGTGCAGCACATGTCTCCGCATGAATTGGCCAAGCTCGGGATTCAACTCGTGCCTGAAGAACGGCGTGTCTTTGGCTCGATAACGGTGCACGAGAACCTGCAGCTGGCGGCCATGTCGGCCGAGAACCCCATGTCGTTCGATGCCATCTACGAGACTTTCCCGCGTCTGGCCGAACGCCGGCGCAATCGTGGGAAGGAGCTGTCGGGCGGCGAGCAGCAAATGGTGGCCATTGCCAGGGCCATGATACGCAATGCGCGCATTATCTTGCTTGACGAGCCTTTCGAAGGGCTGGCGCCCCTGATCGTGCGCGATCTGATGCAGGTATGCCGCAAGCTGGCCGATAGCGGGCATACCATTGTCATTGTTGAACAGAACGTGCGCGCAGCCTTATCGTTCGCGCATCGCTGCTACATCATCAACAATGGCCACATGGTGTACGAAGGCAGTCCGGAACAACTGCAGCACGAAAACAGCATTATTCAAAAGTATCTGGGCGTGAAGGTCTAAGGCCTGGGGGCTGCGTTGCGGGTGGCGGCCCGCTTTTGCAATTCTTCAAACGATATCAGCTCTCCAGCCAAGGCACTGGCTGCCACGGTAGGAGGGCTGGCCAGCCAGACTTTGCCGGGGCCCGATCGGCCGGTAAAATTTCGGTTTATGGCACTGACCGTAACCTGATCGGCACGGCTCGACGAGCCGGGGCCGCAATTGGCGCAGGCGCCGCAAGACGGTTCCAGCATGCGGGCTCCCATGGCGCTGAACACGCGATCATAGCCGCGCCCTATGCAGTAATCCCGGACAGCGGTGGTGCCGTATTGCAGGTAAAGTGTCACTGTCGGGGGTATGCGCAAGCCGTGTTCCAGCCCCCAGGCCAGGACGGCATGGTAATGGTCGAAGTCGGCACGCTTGCCTGCGGTGCATGAGCCTCCATAGGCAATATCGATCGCAACATGTTCCCGCAGGTCCCTGATCGAAAGGCCGTTGCCCGGGTCGCCCGGGCGGGCAATCATGGGTGAAATCTGTTCGCAATCGATATGCAGGCTAGCAGCGTAATGGGCGTCTGGGTCGCTGTGCATCCAGGGTTCGATCGGAAATTCAACGCCCCGGCGCTCGCGCAGAAAACGAATCGTTTCCTGATCGGGAGCCACGATTCCAGTCAGGCCGCCCAGTTCTGCCGTCATATTGGTGAGTGTGGCGCGTTCGTCGATCGACAATGATTCGATTGCCGGTCCCGCAAATTCAAAGACCTTGCCTATACCCAGGCCGCTGCGGATTTCCGGCCGTGCCAGCAGTTCCAGGACTATGTCTTTCGCGGTAATGCCGGCAGGAAGCGTGCCGTCGAGCCTGATCAGCAGGGATTCGGGCACGGTCAGGCGAACCGCGCCGGTCACAAAGGCATTGGCCATGTCCGTGGTGCCTACTCCGAATGCCGCGCAGCCCAGCGCGCCGCTGTGCGGGGTATGAGAGTCGGTGCCCACCACGACCTGGCCGGGTAGGGCATAGTGTTCGCTCATCATGGCATGCGAAATGCCGGCGACATTGCCGCCGTCGCTATGAGCGACTTCGGATTCGCTCAGGGTGCGGTGCGATCGTAAATTGTAGTCGGCGACAAAATCGCGATGAGCCTCGCACATGCGCAGAATGTTCGGCACCAGGCCGCGCGACACGTGCGCAACGCTGGTATTTATGTACGAGGTGTGGTCTTCGAAGGCAACAATCGATTCTTTGTCTCGCAGAATGACCGGCCTGCCGAACGTGGAGTGCAGCATGTGGGCGCACATGCCGGTGTAGTACTCGTGTATGAAACGCCAGTCGGCTCGTATAAAAATACCGGCGCCGGGCGTAGTCGTGAACCTGGC
This genomic window contains:
- a CDS encoding ABC transporter ATP-binding protein; the encoded protein is MSLLEVEKINSYYGDSHILFDVSMRVEENEVIALLGRNGAGKSTTLKSLMGVVKPKSGVIRHNGTEVQHMSPHELAKLGIQLVPEERRVFGSITVHENLQLAAMSAENPMSFDAIYETFPRLAERRRNRGKELSGGEQQMVAIARAMIRNARIILLDEPFEGLAPLIVRDLMQVCRKLADSGHTIVIVEQNVRAALSFAHRCYIINNGHMVYEGSPEQLQHENSIIQKYLGVKV
- a CDS encoding ATP-binding cassette domain-containing protein, which produces MNALNRPGALLRRQIPEMVVGVCLIAAPFILPSLGIGADLMTRILIWGLFGLGFDLLFGYTGLLSFGQAAFYGTGGFVTAYLLTSGIVPHMLLALLVGTILASVAGLIIGYLTLRRTGIYFAMSTLAFGEMFFFLENSSFKNYTGGENGIAGVPPPQIGLGFTTLHISSGWPMYCFVAVFFYVGYLIARRIVRSPFGMVLKAIRGNPKRAVALGHSINSYKLTVFVIAAAYGGLAGGLLGVFQAYMPPDAFSLDTSSQLVIQTVMGGAGTLLGPLLGATIWLYLYEGLQNISSIGAYWKLILGVIFVILVTVFRHGVGGALIQAFMRKRSPTESDELLAQGKQPVAPLAIVPAKAQDANAPVLEARGITKQYGGLTAVSDVSFSLAEGELRGVIGPNGAGKSTFFAMLAGELATTQGQVFFRGQEITGIGVTAVCQLGMSKSYQINQLFESLTVRQNTVIPVLARNRGRFRPDMLRGLHRVKNLDDQVMAAIELVGLSHRADSLVSELPYGEKRRLEIGLALATGANVLLFDEPLAGLGPEERVHVVALLKSIRKGRSMVIVEHDMDAMFELAERITVLYEGRKLAEGTPDEIRADSAVQAAYLGGMDEHESA
- a CDS encoding aconitase family protein: MTTASFPKPTPFGRILFLSSRPGAIAAQLDGCKLRLSDALPLRDDISTDEITPMPVLAHYDEKLGRYPYTGVQANNETPIGPDAILNGGFEVTVSGKRYGKGSSREHSPAAEKLAGIRLVIAESFERLYRQNADNIGLITSTDFGLIERIQNGEAISLEELVKDREALAANILACGGLLHFGRKHMEHVVSVTPSSSKKPQTLFEKIVARHMLETEHARFTTTPGAGIFIRADWRFIHEYYTGMCAHMLHSTFGRPVILRDKESIVAFEDHTSYINTSVAHVSRGLVPNILRMCEAHRDFVADYNLRSHRTLSESEVAHSDGGNVAGISHAMMSEHYALPGQVVVGTDSHTPHSGALGCAAFGVGTTDMANAFVTGAVRLTVPESLLIRLDGTLPAGITAKDIVLELLARPEIRSGLGIGKVFEFAGPAIESLSIDERATLTNMTAELGGLTGIVAPDQETIRFLRERRGVEFPIEPWMHSDPDAHYAASLHIDCEQISPMIARPGDPGNGLSIRDLREHVAIDIAYGGSCTAGKRADFDHYHAVLAWGLEHGLRIPPTVTLYLQYGTTAVRDYCIGRGYDRVFSAMGARMLEPSCGACANCGPGSSSRADQVTVSAINRNFTGRSGPGKVWLASPPTVAASALAGELISFEELQKRAATRNAAPRP